In Thiospirochaeta perfilievii, a single window of DNA contains:
- a CDS encoding nucleotidyltransferase domain-containing protein: protein MSEIGIFGSYVRGEQNINSDVDILIDLSRPS from the coding sequence ATCAGTGAAATTGGTATCTTTGGATCTTATGTAAGAGGAGAACAAAATATAAATAGTGATGTTGATATACTTATTGATTTATCAAGACCATCATAA
- a CDS encoding WYL domain-containing protein: MKLNYNVPKLFDLDRVYTYQELVNQVFYLESKYWILNKIFIAPTRDGGLYFFTTINDYTDIRTLAVERIINLSIGDSHFETPTDFDPQDFLDTTFNLSFGEQE, translated from the coding sequence ATGAAACTAAATTACAACGTACCAAAACTATTTGACCTAGACAGAGTTTACACCTACCAGGAACTTGTTAACCAGGTTTTCTACCTAGAAAGTAAATACTGGATACTGAACAAAATTTTTATTGCACCCACCAGGGATGGTGGTTTATATTTCTTCACAACAATTAACGATTACACAGATATAAGAACCTTAGCTGTAGAGCGGATAATTAATCTTAGCATTGGCGACTCTCATTTTGAAACACCTACCGATTTTGATCCTCAAGATTTTCTTGATACAACTTTTAATTTATCTTTTGGAGAACAGGAATAA
- a CDS encoding type II toxin-antitoxin system Phd/YefM family antitoxin has translation MPQIIPIKDLRNTTEISRKCHETNEPIFVTKNGYGDMVLMSIATYERDIARTELLNKIAVGEEDLRSGNVIEAESAFKDLQKVPAQE, from the coding sequence ATGCCACAAATAATACCAATTAAAGATCTTCGGAATACAACAGAAATATCTCGTAAATGTCATGAAACCAATGAACCAATATTTGTAACAAAAAATGGATATGGAGATATGGTTCTAATGAGTATAGCAACATATGAAAGAGATATAGCTAGAACTGAATTATTAAATAAAATTGCTGTAGGTGAAGAAGATCTTAGAAGCGGAAATGTAATAGAAGCTGAATCAGCGTTTAAAGATCTTCAGAAAGTTCCTGCTCAAGAGTGA
- a CDS encoding helix-turn-helix domain-containing protein, whose amino-acid sequence MINLLQKTPGEINSILAKRMANIRKRRKITQKQLSSKSGVTLASLKRFEQTGDISLISFTKIAIALELDKELNTLFTAPHFNSIQEIINEQN is encoded by the coding sequence ATGATAAATTTATTACAGAAAACTCCTGGTGAGATTAATTCCATTTTAGCCAAAAGAATGGCAAATATAAGAAAAAGAAGGAAAATAACACAAAAACAGCTTAGTTCAAAATCAGGTGTAACTTTAGCATCCCTAAAAAGATTTGAACAAACTGGGGACATATCACTTATATCATTTACCAAAATAGCTATTGCATTAGAACTAGACAAAGAACTTAATACATTATTTACTGCCCCACACTTTAATTCCATACAGGAGATAATTAATGAACAAAACTAG
- a CDS encoding sensor histidine kinase — MLELKNSKYKTVIYTTLILLLIILMSIPEIYKIDTIDVNKGQSSWDKLYSGKVLSLKGDWQFFDSKGKEYLLKVPGIWNSIYSDGSGRGKYVCNLFFTEENCPKYIEIMATSAGTSYILTVNNVRLGASWDEYFGVLPKENAHKTIFTFAPTPGRNIIEYDVENSTHPKGGLWERVLISDTGKIKTNLSRSRSIELLMFGSLIFLGFFQFLLFFMKSANWRTYLFFGFCTIFMAFGNIVRSYFSIYEIWPSAPYLLVKKLQFIAYYLACIFFIWKTDLGRNKYLILVYWILTAFLVLHSLLFIILPFSASYYLSFYPYIIMMLFVLYLIFDSINKLFQGDKQEIIHMIGLSFLLFGNIKDCVDMILSRYDWQIMPYTNWIYCLFATFFLAADFGRSSKEAKEAQKTILTLSEEERNEIGRELHDGVGQLTFGLEYLSNGHIKQNKCDLEVLRKINETSKDINKRIRLLIHEYYPEKEGFLLNSALKELVTRFKAIYNKSIVLIIDPEFPILKREDEVHVYYIISEAMKNALIHSNNGDIEISLKKDKNLLYVTITNSFTEDNDFKIIPGHGMKIMKYRATTLNGTLKIEKKIKSYTVSLSWKDKTK; from the coding sequence ATGCTTGAGTTAAAAAATAGTAAATACAAAACTGTAATATATACTACACTAATTTTATTACTAATAATATTAATGTCGATACCTGAGATTTATAAAATAGACACAATTGATGTAAATAAGGGGCAATCTAGTTGGGATAAATTATATAGTGGTAAAGTCTTATCGTTAAAAGGCGATTGGCAATTTTTTGACTCAAAGGGTAAAGAGTATTTACTTAAAGTTCCAGGGATATGGAACTCAATATATTCTGATGGTTCAGGTAGAGGCAAATATGTTTGCAATTTATTTTTTACAGAAGAAAACTGCCCTAAATATATCGAGATAATGGCTACAAGTGCAGGAACAAGCTATATCCTTACCGTTAATAATGTACGTTTAGGAGCCTCATGGGACGAGTATTTTGGTGTTCTCCCCAAAGAAAATGCACATAAAACTATTTTTACGTTTGCCCCAACACCAGGGAGAAATATTATAGAGTATGATGTTGAAAACAGTACTCATCCTAAGGGAGGTTTATGGGAAAGAGTTTTAATAAGTGATACTGGAAAAATAAAAACAAATCTATCAAGAAGTCGGTCCATTGAGTTACTAATGTTTGGAAGCCTAATTTTTCTAGGTTTTTTTCAGTTTCTTCTCTTTTTTATGAAGTCTGCAAACTGGAGGACATACCTGTTCTTTGGTTTTTGCACAATATTTATGGCATTTGGTAATATCGTAAGAAGTTATTTTTCTATATATGAGATCTGGCCTAGTGCACCCTATCTTCTAGTGAAAAAACTACAATTTATTGCTTACTATTTAGCCTGTATTTTTTTTATATGGAAGACAGATTTAGGGCGAAATAAATATTTAATACTGGTTTATTGGATACTCACTGCCTTTTTAGTTCTTCACTCACTTCTTTTTATTATATTACCTTTTTCTGCCTCTTATTATTTATCCTTTTATCCATATATTATTATGATGTTATTTGTATTATATCTAATATTTGATTCAATTAACAAACTATTCCAAGGTGACAAGCAGGAAATTATACACATGATAGGATTATCATTCCTATTGTTCGGAAATATTAAGGATTGTGTAGATATGATTCTAAGTCGTTACGACTGGCAAATAATGCCGTATACTAATTGGATTTACTGTTTATTTGCAACGTTTTTCTTAGCTGCAGATTTTGGGAGAAGTTCAAAGGAAGCGAAAGAAGCCCAAAAAACAATTTTGACCCTGAGCGAAGAAGAACGTAATGAAATTGGGCGAGAACTTCATGATGGTGTAGGTCAATTGACTTTTGGGCTAGAATATCTTAGCAATGGGCACATAAAGCAAAATAAATGCGACTTGGAAGTATTAAGAAAAATTAATGAGACATCTAAAGATATTAACAAAAGAATTCGTCTTCTTATTCATGAATATTATCCTGAAAAAGAAGGCTTTTTACTAAATAGCGCATTAAAAGAGCTTGTTACCCGTTTCAAGGCAATTTATAATAAGAGTATTGTTTTGATTATTGATCCAGAATTCCCTATACTTAAAAGAGAGGATGAGGTTCACGTTTATTACATAATAAGTGAGGCGATGAAAAACGCTTTAATACATTCAAATAATGGTGACATTGAAATCTCTCTTAAAAAAGATAAGAACCTTTTATATGTTACTATTACTAATTCCTTTACTGAGGATAATGATTTTAAAATAATTCCAGGACATGGTATGAAGATTATGAAATATAGGGCCACAACATTAAATGGAACCCTTAAAATTGAGAAGAAAATAAAGAGCTATACGGTTTCATTATCTTGGAAGGACAAGACTAAATGA
- a CDS encoding type II toxin-antitoxin system HipA family toxin: MNKTRVINVLYNNQNVGTMALYNKALCAFEYSDTWLDNGFSISPLSIPLEKKVFIPNYDPFNGLFGVFSDSLPDGWGQLLLDRLLVKKKINPRELNPLERLSIIGSSGMGGLTYVPEINIERNTTDYNLDQIAEECSRILKNEDSGDLDSLFILGGSSGGARPKMLTTVNGEDWIIKFPSSLDTDNIGKEEFDYSNCAMECGIVVEETKLFPSNKCSGYFGTKRFDRNTHFKPHMISVSGLLEVTHRIPNLDYNILMKLTLQLTKDMLQCEQLFRLMCFNVFANNRDDHSKNFSFLYNHITKAWTLSPAYDLTHSFSLGGEHATTINGNGRDPGIKDILEVANIIGLNKTKAKQIALEIKDSVYTNLKNYL; encoded by the coding sequence ATGAACAAAACTAGGGTAATAAATGTTTTATATAATAACCAAAATGTTGGAACCATGGCACTTTACAATAAAGCACTTTGTGCATTTGAGTACTCAGATACCTGGTTAGATAATGGTTTCTCTATTAGTCCATTATCCATACCCCTAGAAAAAAAAGTATTTATTCCTAACTACGATCCCTTTAATGGATTATTTGGAGTTTTTTCTGATAGTCTCCCAGATGGATGGGGCCAACTTTTACTTGATAGGTTATTAGTTAAAAAAAAGATAAATCCTAGGGAATTAAATCCCCTAGAGCGACTCTCAATTATTGGATCATCTGGTATGGGAGGCTTAACCTACGTGCCAGAAATAAATATTGAACGCAATACTACAGATTATAATCTTGACCAAATAGCCGAAGAATGTTCAAGAATTCTTAAAAATGAAGATTCAGGGGATCTGGATTCCCTTTTTATACTAGGTGGTTCATCTGGTGGAGCAAGGCCTAAAATGCTAACCACAGTTAATGGGGAGGATTGGATAATAAAATTCCCTAGTTCCCTAGATACAGATAATATAGGAAAAGAAGAATTTGACTACTCTAATTGTGCAATGGAATGTGGAATTGTTGTGGAAGAAACAAAACTATTTCCTTCTAATAAATGCTCTGGTTATTTTGGAACCAAAAGGTTCGATAGAAATACTCATTTCAAACCACATATGATTTCTGTTTCCGGACTATTAGAAGTTACCCACAGGATTCCAAATCTGGACTACAACATACTTATGAAGCTTACCCTACAGTTAACTAAGGACATGTTACAATGTGAACAACTATTTCGTTTAATGTGTTTTAATGTTTTTGCTAATAACCGGGATGATCATTCAAAGAATTTCTCCTTTTTATATAACCATATAACTAAAGCATGGACCTTATCCCCTGCCTACGATTTAACCCATAGTTTTTCCCTAGGGGGAGAACATGCAACAACTATTAACGGTAACGGTAGAGACCCAGGAATAAAGGACATACTAGAGGTTGCAAATATTATAGGGCTAAATAAAACCAAGGCAAAACAAATAGCCCTTGAGATTAAAGATAGTGTCTATACGAACCTAAAAAATTATCTATAG
- a CDS encoding WYL domain-containing protein: MLFDKSQTLYISERNWAKEQKIEILDDGNLLLWLRTSGRHDIKRWVLSYGADAELLEPESLRKEIADELITMSKRYN, translated from the coding sequence ATCCTTTTTGATAAAAGTCAGACTCTTTATATATCAGAAAGGAATTGGGCAAAGGAACAAAAAATAGAAATATTAGATGATGGGAACTTACTTCTTTGGCTACGAACGTCTGGTCGTCATGATATAAAAAGGTGGGTACTAAGTTATGGTGCAGATGCGGAACTCTTAGAGCCAGAGTCCCTAAGAAAAGAAATAGCCGATGAATTAATCACAATGAGTAAAAGATACAATTAA
- a CDS encoding fibronectin type III domain-containing protein — MKLIKKIALLTLTTVLLLNCSNMLMDLEEIDGTATEILSSGDVLTLPLTNGTTPETIAVKALDQDNDGGIDGFDLDNDGIIDILLFEPSSQGIYPADINGDGTIDCYVLLDNGNVVFSSTSTGTTSDLWLFKNSSNLITGIVSSGTSSTLTSSLPSKTDSVLLGGEIITIPVAGSTTNKVFAQVIDIDGVAPIDGIDLDGDTTTIELTLGTPTGGFYPADANGDGTIDFYITVNNGDIIITKASDGTTTDISVLLDGTTKKPTSWDTTGNSTGDIIIPKSNDGVLTPGEVVKLPTTNGATTGTTYAKALDLDKDGKVDVFDINGDGAGDIPCGLPTGGYYPSDPNSDEVVDFYVYVPTNGDIILTKTNTGTTNNVTVVVDNTGGLVGFDTTGDGTSDITNPTSTDTTAPANPTLGTITAGDTSITINWSEPTDADFASIEYSGTGITTGTVAKGTTTKEITGLTNGTAYTITIKSVDTTGNKSTGVSYASTTPVAPVTFGSATQVIGQADFTSAISGTSSSLMHYPIGLEVIDDKLFIADMNNHRVLGFNSIPTTNGATADFVLGQADLNSRVNGTNATSFYSPYAVSSNSSKLATVDWGNCRVLIWDSIPDTTQKPADVVVGQSNMTSSVSGTASNLMKFPKDVYLTNDKLLVADSGNNRVLIWNSIPTTDGIDADIVLGQPDFTSSDPYTTSSTMNDPISVWSNGIKVIVSDRNNHRLLIWNTFPTSNGQAADVVIGQENFVTNGSDTTASTFKYPLGISVSDSGKLYVADGNNNRILMFNSIPTVNGASADDVIGQTDFSSSNYGTTSSKFYDPRDVVVNNGIWVADMQNNRILRFDE, encoded by the coding sequence ATGAAACTAATAAAAAAAATTGCATTATTAACATTAACAACAGTACTACTTTTAAATTGTAGTAATATGCTTATGGATTTAGAAGAAATTGATGGTACTGCCACTGAAATCTTATCAAGTGGGGATGTTTTAACTTTACCATTAACTAATGGAACAACACCAGAAACCATTGCTGTCAAAGCCTTAGATCAGGATAATGATGGTGGAATAGATGGATTTGATTTAGATAATGATGGAATTATCGATATTTTATTATTTGAACCATCTAGCCAAGGTATTTATCCCGCAGATATAAATGGTGATGGAACAATTGATTGCTATGTTTTATTAGATAATGGTAACGTAGTATTTTCAAGTACATCCACAGGAACAACTAGCGACCTATGGCTATTTAAAAATTCAAGTAATCTAATAACAGGTATAGTTAGTAGCGGAACTTCTTCTACATTAACATCATCATTACCAAGTAAAACAGATTCTGTTTTACTTGGCGGAGAAATTATAACAATTCCAGTAGCTGGTAGTACTACAAATAAAGTTTTTGCCCAAGTGATAGATATAGATGGAGTAGCTCCTATTGATGGTATAGATTTAGATGGAGACACTACGACTATAGAACTAACCCTTGGAACACCAACAGGAGGTTTTTACCCTGCAGATGCAAATGGTGATGGAACCATAGATTTTTATATAACAGTAAATAACGGTGATATTATAATAACAAAAGCAAGTGATGGAACTACTACAGACATAAGTGTATTACTAGATGGTACAACAAAAAAACCTACGAGTTGGGATACAACAGGTAATAGTACAGGGGATATAATAATTCCTAAATCAAATGATGGTGTTTTAACACCAGGTGAAGTTGTTAAGCTACCAACCACTAATGGAGCAACAACTGGAACTACCTATGCTAAAGCTTTAGATTTAGATAAGGATGGAAAAGTTGATGTTTTTGATATTAATGGTGATGGAGCTGGGGATATTCCTTGTGGTTTGCCTACGGGTGGCTATTACCCATCAGACCCTAATTCCGATGAAGTAGTAGATTTTTATGTTTATGTCCCAACTAATGGGGATATTATTTTAACTAAAACAAATACTGGGACAACAAATAATGTAACTGTAGTTGTAGATAATACAGGCGGGCTTGTTGGCTTTGATACTACTGGGGATGGAACTTCTGATATAACAAATCCTACATCGACAGATACAACGGCTCCAGCTAATCCTACTTTAGGTACAATTACAGCAGGTGATACAAGCATAACAATTAACTGGAGTGAGCCTACTGACGCTGACTTTGCTTCAATAGAGTACTCTGGAACTGGAATAACAACAGGAACAGTAGCTAAAGGAACAACTACAAAAGAGATTACTGGTTTAACTAATGGTACAGCATATACAATTACAATTAAATCTGTAGATACAACAGGTAATAAATCAACTGGTGTATCTTATGCATCAACAACACCTGTAGCACCAGTAACCTTTGGGAGTGCTACTCAGGTTATTGGACAAGCTGATTTTACATCAGCAATTAGTGGTACATCAAGTTCTTTAATGCATTACCCTATTGGTTTAGAGGTAATTGATGACAAATTATTTATCGCTGATATGAACAATCATAGAGTGTTAGGCTTCAATAGCATACCTACAACTAATGGTGCTACAGCAGATTTTGTCTTAGGGCAGGCTGATCTTAATAGCCGAGTCAACGGAACAAATGCTACATCATTTTATTCGCCTTATGCTGTAAGCAGTAACAGTTCTAAACTAGCAACTGTGGATTGGGGAAACTGTCGAGTTTTAATATGGGATAGTATTCCAGACACAACACAAAAACCAGCAGATGTTGTTGTTGGACAGTCCAATATGACAAGTTCAGTTTCGGGAACAGCTAGTAATTTAATGAAGTTCCCTAAAGATGTTTATTTAACAAATGATAAGTTACTTGTGGCAGATTCCGGTAATAATAGAGTCTTAATTTGGAACTCTATACCAACAACAGATGGTATAGATGCAGACATCGTCCTTGGGCAACCAGATTTTACTTCGAGTGATCCTTATACAACGTCATCTACTATGAACGATCCAATTTCTGTATGGAGTAACGGAATAAAGGTTATAGTTTCAGATAGAAACAATCATAGATTGTTAATTTGGAACACATTCCCAACTTCTAATGGTCAGGCTGCAGACGTTGTTATTGGTCAAGAAAATTTTGTTACTAATGGCTCAGATACAACCGCATCGACATTTAAATACCCTTTGGGTATTTCTGTCTCAGATTCAGGAAAGCTCTACGTTGCAGATGGTAACAACAATAGAATTTTAATGTTTAATTCTATTCCTACTGTAAATGGGGCTTCAGCAGATGATGTTATTGGTCAAACCGATTTTAGTTCTTCCAATTATGGAACCACAAGTTCAAAATTTTATGATCCTAGAGATGTAGTTGTAAATAATGGTATATGGGTTGCCGATATGCAGAATAACCGAATATTAAGATTCGATGAATAA
- a CDS encoding UvrD-helicase domain-containing protein: MSSINKFSIQKSFAISAGAGSGKTYTLSRRYINALLGFDYFREDYSTQSSYFIKTKAAFVSQIVTITYTEAAALEMKSRIFGLIEKIITFNELDSEDGDYNSIKEANDNIDRNEKEFVSNILNKALIDISKAKISTIHSFCLDIIKSNADIARIDSKLDIIDDEIKNKELDSIIFNVFESNTGEIENITNYLPLYFFSNLIKKYVFDLGFRNSFKSFDSGNSINDFKKIIEKLFPLPELYDVYDDIKEDTIRENWFNQYIDNFKRFDAKKWSDVDIAKAPTLGEKKYPILNDIKNKLDNKYLQYYSEIDQVKEDLFFDVIKLIKSILAEIKNDYDLKLIELGKIDFDIIITKTSQIIDKCSTDYKYIMVDEFQDTNEVQFSIIKRAMNRDTNLFVVGDSKQSIYSFQGAQLEVFNKAVQDKSLFQSIEDMSNNYRSDGVVLNSVNKIFREILQGAEDYEATAQDLHVGKSERENRGSFKFLISSDSEESEIDRISYFIYDIVHYRNSDYTHISNLINENKQAIAILFDSSSKMVELKKSLKKLGIDSKVSATEDFYQTKEINDIFNVLKAIHIYSKKKEYLSKKDRYYIVGALRSNILRFKDREIKEFIESKTIPPVLEEYINLYKTSTLSTLVKYIVEDSNLYSVYAHFDDISQRVSNINKFLNICMDFEESETGSFSDFLNSIESAIYFSNSKEDEEFYISDGAKSIEICTIHSTKGLAYPLVLLGNSEKGLTTQVTSESLKYNNYAINNENRELVGFKIGDYNPLSHRILKQVDVLKHLAEKKRLLYVALTRAQHDVVISGSLKIKKDESIAAIKNSYLEMITEGLNIYLMDLYEQDPNVCIHLSSDERNLVNRVLPEYIAYNLKTLSFTSRDIISATSDSTQTSEISAALLGEKTHKIIEKYWKKFNENKDSIFKREAIFKQEDRDKIITSMNKFYESFVYSKLNSGAEHRFELEFNQDNKRGFIDLIYYDETGNGWVIIDFKTGKPTPEKIEKYNKQLDFYLDVLESNNLNVLDRKLLWL, translated from the coding sequence ATGAGTAGTATAAATAAGTTTAGTATACAAAAAAGCTTTGCTATTAGTGCAGGTGCAGGAAGTGGAAAAACATATACACTTAGTAGAAGGTATATAAATGCATTATTAGGTTTTGATTATTTTAGAGAAGATTACTCCACTCAAAGTAGTTACTTTATAAAGACAAAGGCAGCCTTTGTTAGTCAAATTGTAACTATCACCTATACTGAAGCTGCAGCTCTAGAGATGAAATCCAGGATCTTTGGACTAATAGAGAAGATAATAACTTTCAATGAATTAGATTCTGAAGATGGTGATTATAATTCCATAAAAGAAGCCAATGATAATATTGATAGAAATGAGAAAGAATTTGTTTCAAATATTTTAAATAAGGCTCTAATCGATATTAGTAAAGCAAAGATATCTACAATTCATTCTTTTTGTTTAGATATTATAAAATCTAATGCAGATATAGCAAGAATTGATTCTAAACTTGATATTATTGATGATGAAATAAAAAATAAAGAGTTAGATTCTATCATATTTAATGTCTTTGAATCTAACACTGGCGAGATAGAAAATATTACAAATTATTTACCCTTATATTTTTTCTCCAATTTGATAAAAAAATATGTTTTTGATCTAGGATTCAGAAATAGTTTTAAATCTTTTGATAGTGGTAATTCAATAAATGATTTTAAGAAAATTATAGAAAAACTTTTTCCGTTACCTGAATTATACGACGTATATGATGATATAAAAGAAGATACGATTAGAGAGAATTGGTTTAATCAATATATAGATAACTTTAAAAGATTTGATGCAAAAAAATGGAGTGATGTAGATATTGCTAAAGCTCCGACATTAGGTGAAAAAAAATATCCTATTTTGAATGATATTAAAAATAAATTAGATAATAAATACCTACAATATTATAGTGAAATTGATCAAGTTAAAGAGGATCTATTTTTTGATGTAATTAAACTAATTAAATCAATTTTGGCAGAGATAAAAAATGATTATGATTTAAAACTTATTGAGCTTGGTAAAATAGATTTTGATATTATTATTACAAAAACCTCCCAGATAATCGATAAGTGTTCTACTGATTATAAATACATTATGGTTGATGAGTTTCAGGATACAAACGAGGTACAGTTTTCAATTATAAAAAGAGCAATGAATAGGGATACTAATCTATTTGTAGTAGGGGATAGCAAACAATCAATTTACTCCTTTCAAGGAGCCCAACTAGAAGTTTTCAATAAAGCTGTCCAGGATAAGAGTCTTTTTCAATCTATAGAGGATATGAGTAATAACTATAGAAGTGACGGTGTTGTTTTAAACTCTGTAAATAAAATTTTCAGAGAAATCCTTCAGGGGGCAGAAGATTATGAAGCGACAGCCCAGGACTTACATGTTGGAAAAAGTGAAAGAGAAAACAGAGGAAGTTTTAAATTCTTAATCTCATCAGATTCAGAAGAGTCAGAAATTGATAGGATCTCATATTTTATTTATGACATAGTTCATTACAGAAACAGTGATTACACTCATATCTCGAATCTTATTAATGAGAACAAACAAGCTATTGCTATCCTTTTTGATAGTAGTAGTAAAATGGTAGAGCTTAAAAAGAGTTTAAAAAAATTGGGAATAGATTCTAAGGTTTCAGCGACTGAGGATTTTTATCAGACTAAAGAGATTAACGACATTTTTAATGTTTTAAAAGCAATACATATATACTCAAAGAAAAAAGAATATCTATCTAAAAAAGATCGATATTATATTGTTGGAGCTCTACGGTCAAATATTTTGAGATTTAAAGATAGAGAGATTAAAGAGTTTATAGAATCTAAAACTATACCCCCTGTACTAGAGGAGTATATAAATCTCTATAAAACTAGTACGCTATCTACTTTGGTTAAATATATTGTGGAGGACTCTAATCTTTATAGTGTTTATGCCCATTTTGATGATATTAGTCAAAGGGTTTCTAATATTAACAAGTTTCTGAATATCTGTATGGACTTTGAAGAGTCAGAAACCGGTAGTTTTTCTGACTTTCTTAATAGCATTGAGTCTGCAATCTATTTTTCTAACTCAAAGGAAGATGAAGAGTTTTATATTTCTGATGGCGCTAAATCTATTGAGATTTGTACAATTCACTCAACTAAGGGGCTTGCTTATCCTCTAGTTTTATTAGGCAATAGTGAAAAGGGCTTAACAACTCAGGTTACTTCTGAGAGCCTAAAATACAATAATTACGCAATAAATAATGAAAACAGAGAGTTAGTAGGCTTTAAAATAGGAGATTACAATCCCCTTAGTCATAGAATCTTGAAACAAGTAGACGTTTTAAAGCATTTAGCAGAGAAGAAACGTCTCTTATACGTTGCATTAACAAGGGCCCAACATGATGTAGTTATTTCTGGTTCTTTAAAAATTAAAAAAGATGAATCTATAGCAGCTATAAAGAATAGTTATTTAGAAATGATAACAGAGGGACTGAATATTTATTTAATGGATCTATACGAACAAGACCCAAATGTATGTATTCATCTATCTTCAGATGAGAGAAATTTAGTTAATCGAGTTCTTCCAGAGTACATAGCTTATAATCTAAAGACTTTATCTTTTACATCTAGAGACATAATATCTGCAACTTCTGACAGTACCCAAACCAGTGAAATTAGTGCTGCATTATTAGGTGAGAAAACCCATAAAATTATAGAGAAGTACTGGAAAAAATTTAATGAGAATAAAGACTCTATTTTCAAAAGAGAAGCTATTTTTAAACAAGAGGATAGAGATAAAATAATAACAAGTATGAATAAATTTTATGAGAGTTTTGTATATTCAAAGCTGAATTCAGGTGCTGAACATAGATTTGAATTAGAGTTTAACCAGGATAATAAAAGAGGTTTTATAGACCTTATATACTATGATGAAACTGGAAATGGCTGGGTAATCATCGACTTTAAAACAGGAAAACCAACCCCAGAAAAGATAGAGAAATATAATAAACAGTTAGACTTCTATCTAGATGTATTAGAGTCAAATAACTTAAATGTATTGGATCGAAAATTATTATGGTTATAA
- a CDS encoding response regulator — translation MTYSIILVDDHPLIREGIKSILLSDKQFIVVGEASSSGDLKKLLDSTEADIIIMDLIFHNQPDGLDILKLIANKNIQTKVLMLSMVCDPYYLRKSIELGASGYLLKDDVGELIIPALTTIISGTSFVSPSIKQRLVEDNPLSKLSKRESEIFHYLSQGKTVREIGNELFISSSTIGTHIEKIKKKLGVSSINELIKISVLYVARANNILEKYDK, via the coding sequence ATGACATATTCAATTATTTTAGTTGATGATCATCCATTAATAAGAGAGGGAATAAAATCAATTTTACTCTCGGATAAGCAGTTTATTGTTGTAGGAGAAGCCTCTTCTTCTGGGGATTTAAAAAAACTATTAGATTCAACAGAGGCTGATATTATAATAATGGATCTTATTTTCCATAACCAGCCAGATGGTTTAGATATCCTAAAGCTAATAGCTAATAAAAACATTCAAACTAAAGTCTTAATGCTTAGTATGGTTTGTGATCCTTATTATCTTAGAAAGAGTATTGAATTAGGAGCATCGGGATATCTACTAAAGGATGATGTAGGCGAATTAATAATCCCGGCTCTAACTACAATAATCTCTGGAACAAGCTTTGTTTCTCCTTCTATAAAGCAACGGTTAGTAGAAGATAATCCACTATCTAAATTGTCAAAAAGGGAATCTGAAATATTCCATTACTTAAGTCAAGGAAAGACTGTGAGAGAAATAGGTAATGAATTATTTATTTCTAGCAGTACTATAGGAACTCATATTGAAAAAATTAAAAAGAAGCTAGGAGTATCTAGTATTAATGAATTAATTAAAATCTCTGTTCTTTATGTAGCACGGGCTAATAATATATTAGAAAAATATGATAAATAA